The following DNA comes from Halalkaliarchaeum sp. AArc-CO.
GGCGGCGTGGGCTGCAGGGCGGCTCGAAGAGGAGATCGACAAACAGGTGTTGCTGGATCAGTCTACGGGCCACGAGAAGACCCGGGAGCTGAAACGGGAGTTCGTCGGCGGCGACTCGTCGGTGCTCGTCACGAGCACTCGCGGGACGCTCACGGAGGGTGTCGACTACGAGGGAGACGACCTGCACACGTGTGCAGTGTTCGGGGTTCCGCTCGTGAACATCGGTTCCCCCCGGGTGCAGGCAGTCGAGCGTGCCTACAGCGCCCGGTTCGGCGAGGGGAACGCCTTCGAGTACGCGCTCACGATCCCGGCGGTCCGCCAGGTTCGCCAGGCGCTGGGTCGCGTGATCCGCGGCCCCGAGGAGCGTGGCGTCCGGATCGTCGTCGGCAACCGGTACGTATCCGGGGCGATCCACTCCGTTCACGACTTCTTCCCGGAAACAGAACGACGGGAGTTCGTCGGGATGAAACCGGAGTTTCTCCCCTCGCAGTTCCGGAAGTTCTGGGAAGAGTAACCGAACTTAAAACTATCGCGTACAACACCGGTGGCTGGCGAGCGAGCTACACCTTTGACACGTCCGACTGTACGAAAAGACGCAATGACACTCCGACTCGACTGCCCAGTCGACGGCTGTGACGGTGTTTGTCAGGGAGACAGCGAGGACACAGTAATGGAACAGGCGGCCGAACACGTCGAGGCCGCGCATCCGGAACTCGAACTCGACGAGGAAACGGTCGAACAGCTCAAAGCCGACATCGTGGAGGCGTGAGCGAGTCAGAACCCGGGCTCGGGCGATCAGTCTTCGGCGGCGTGCCGGAGGCCGGGTTCGACGATCGACTCGTGGACATCCACTGTTTCTTTGCGACGTCGAACCCACAGAACGGTCGCCGCGATCCCCGCGACGACGGCGAGGAACCCGAGCAGTCCGGCCTCGGGCCCGAACCCGCCGCCGGTTACCCAGTCGGGACCGACCGGATCGAGCGCGACCACCGCGACGGGTAGCTCGAGGCCGCTGACCCCGAGTCCGAACACCGGTCCCTGAAAGAAGTTCCAGGTAACGTGGATCCCGATCGGGATCCCGAGCTCTCCCGTGAGGACGTATCCCAGCGCAAGGAGGACGCCGGCAAGCGAGATGACCACCGCCGAAGCGACAGAGGCACCCGGGTTCGCGAGGTGAGCGACGCCGAAAATCCCCGATGAGACCACCACAGCGAACCCGACCGCAGCACGCGTTCCGAGGGCCCTCAGCCCCTCCGCGAGGTTGGTGAGTAGCCACCCTCGCGCGAGCAGTTCCTCGACGACGCCCACCGAGACGAACAGCACAAGTGCGAGCACCACCCCGGCGAGGATGGACCCGTCGGCGACGAACACTCCGTCCACCGCGTACCAGCCGGCGAGCAGGCCGACGAGGGCGATCCCGGACTGGAGCCCGGCTCCGAGAACGAGTCCGAACCCGAGATCCACCCACCACTCGCGATCGATCCGGAGCCCGTAATCGCTGGGCACCCGACGGTCGACGTATCGCGCCCCGACCCACAGTGCCGCCGCCGTCGCGGGGACCGAAAGCAGCGAGCCGATTGCGAGGATGGTGAACTCGTCGAACGCGGTCGGATCGATTCCGGCAGCCCCCGCGACCGCGACCGCCGCGATCCCGAAAAGCAGTGTGAAAACAACGAACACGAAACTCGAAGCGAGCAGCCGCCAGGGCGTTCGGGCGCGACGTTCGTCGTCGTTCCACAGAACTGTTCGGATCGTCCGTTTCACGCGAGGGACTACCGGTTGCGGTCACAAAACGCTGTCCGAGAACTTCCGTCGCCTTTTCAAGGGACCCTCGCCAGAAACCGGTATGGACGTCGTCGTCAACGCGGCAACGAGCGTCGACGGGAAGCTCTCGACGCGCCGTCGCGAACAGCTGCCGATCTCCGGTCCCGAGGACTTTGATCGCGTAGATCGGCTCCGGGCTGCAGCCGATGCGATCGCGGTTGGCGTCGGGACCGTGCTCGCCGACGATCCGAACCTCGGCGTCAAGGAGGAGCAGCGGCGAGTCACCCGGCTCCAGAACGGACGTCCGGCCCATCCCGCTCGGGTCGTCGTCGATACCCGGGCACGAACGCCGCCGGACGCGGAGCTGTTCGACGGGGAAGCGACCGTCTACGTACTCGTCGGCGAGGGCGCTCCCGGGGACCGTCTCGAGGCGCTCCGGGGGGCAGGCGCGACCGTTCTGGTTGCGGGCACCGACGACGGCCGGGTCGATCTCCCGACGGCCTTCGAGGCGCTGTCGGCGGAGGGAATCGACCGGCTGATGGTCGAGGGTGGCGGCGAACTGGTCTACTCGCTTTTCGAGGCTGGTCTGGTCGACGAACTGTCCGTGTACGTCGGCTCGTTCGTGATCGGCGGCCGGAACGCCCCGACGCTCGCTGACGGGGACGGGTTCATCGAGGCGTTTCCCGAACTCGATCTCGTCGGCGTCGATCGGCTCGACGACGGTGTTCTCCTGTCGTACGAGGTCGGCGAAATTTTCCCACGAGAGTGACGGCTCACACGCCGAGTTTGAAGAGCCGGTTTACAAGCAACGCCAGAAGACCGACCGCCATCACGCCCGCGAGCAACCCGAACGCGACGTCCCACCCGGCCAGGTCAGCGAGCAGTCCGACGACGACCGAACCGGACGCCCCGAGGATCATGTAGACAGTCCGAACCAGCCCGAACCCAGCCCCCCGTTCGTCCCGGCTCAGATGATCCATGAACCGCGACTGCACCGGCGCTCCCCACGACATCGCCACACCGACCAGCAGCACGGCGCCCATCCAGGCGACTGCCGAGTCGCTCACGACCAGGAGCGAAAATCCGAACACGCCCAGCGCCATGGTGAGCGTCGCCGCAGAATCGCGATCGAAGCGATCAGACAGTGCGCCAGTGAGCGGCTGTGTCGCACCGTGGATCAGGAAGTACGCCGAGAAAAAGAGGCTCGCCATCGCCGGCGACAGTCCGTGATGGCCCTCGAAGAACGCCGGGAGAAACGAGGCTGTCGCCTGCCAGGTAAAGGCGCCGAGCACTGCAAGAAGCGTCGTGTAGGCGATCTCCGGGCGACGGAGCAGTTCCACGACGGGACCGAGTTCGAACCGTTCGCGAACCGGTTGTTCCGGGCGTTCCGGCGGCGAGGGCTCGATGCGCCACCAGAACACGACGAACACGGGGAGTGCGACGGCGGCACCCAAAAGGAGTGCGACGCGCCAGCCGTACCGGGCACCCAGGGCCGCGGCGACCGGTGGTGCCAGAAGCCCCGCCACTGGACCTCCGGAGACGTGGACGCCGATCGCGCGACCGATGTCGTCGAACTGCTTCGTGATAAACGTCGTCGCGACGGAATAATGCAGCCCCGCACCGGCACCGAGCACGATTGCAAACAGTGTGAACGCAACGGCATTGGGCGACAGCGCCAAAAGCAGGCTGGCGACCGCAGTCAACCCGACGGCCGCCAGAATGACCCGCCGCTCCCCGAACTTGTCGCCGAATACGCCGCTGGGGAACTGCGAGAGCGCGTAGGCAGCCCACATTCCCGACAGCGCCACCCCCACGAGCGTGTTCGACAGCCCGAGATCCGCACGCACGATCGGTACGACCGGACTGATCGCAAGTCTGGCGACCATCGTGGCTGCGAACGCGAGCGTACACAGCGCGAGAACGGTGTAGCCGTATCGCCAGCGCACAGGCGCCTTTGGATACCCCAGTAGAAGCGGTTTGCGAAACCGGCCCCTGTTGTGGGTGTTGTGATATCCGGGGCGCTCAGTGGCCGCTTACCCGAGGATCAATACGTGACCGATCACTCGACGACGAGTTCGATCGGATACTCTGTCAAGTTCTCGTAGCCGTCCTCGGTGACGACGACGATGTCCTCGATCCGGACGCCCCCGTGTGCGGGGTCGTACAGCCCAGGTTCGACCGTGATCACGTGGCCGGCCTCGAGTTCGCCTCCGCTGGGCGACAGGGACGGCGACTCGTGGACGTCGAGCCCGACGCCGTGACCCGTCGAGTGGATGAATCCGGTTTCCGTCTCGGGATCCGAACGGAGCGTCGGCTCGCCTGCGGTTTCGTACACCTCGCAGGCCGCCCCGTGGACCTCCGCGCCGGTCGCACCCGGTTCGACCGCGTCCAGTGCGGCTTCGAGTGCCTCCCGCGTGAGATCGTACCACTCCCGGATCGTCTCTGACGGCTGGCCTTTCGAGAACGTGCGAGTCATGTCCGAGTGGTACCCCGTCGCCTTCGACTTCGGGAAGATGTCGACGATGATCGGTTCGCCCGCCGAAAGCGGCCCGGAGCCGCGGTCGTGTGGGTCGGCGGCCCCGCTCCCGCAGGCGACGATCGTCTCGTCGAGCGAACAGCCGTGACGCAGCAGAGTGATCTCGATCTCGGATCTGACCTCTTCGCTCGTGAGTGGTTCGCCCTCCGAGACCAGCGTCCCGGTTTCGTCGACGTCGGCCGCCGCGATCAGCCCCTCGGCAGTCCGCATGGCCGCCTCGTTGGCCCGCTGTGCGTCCCGGACGTGGTCTATCTCCTCGTCGGTTTTGACTGCCCGCATCCCGCCGATCGTGTCGTCGTCGTCCACGACGAGTTCGACGCCACGCTCCCGGAGCTGTTCGGCCGAGCCGAGCGGGAACGATGACGGAACCGCAACCGTGAGTTCGGACGCCTCGGCGTCCGCGACCCGGGAGAGGAACGAGACGTACATGTCGTACCGTGCCTCCCGATCGCCGTACTCGAAGCCGAAGTCGGCGTGTCGAAACACTCGACCGGCGCGGGACTCCTTTTTTGCTCGGCCGTACTCAAGTCCAGAGACCAGAAGCTGCGTTTCGCTTTTGTCCGCGACGTAGGTCGTCACGAACGGGTCGGAGGCGTCGAATCCGGAGAGATACAGCTGGTTCGCGTCGTCGCTGTCGGCCTCGATGAGATAGGCGTGGGCGTCCTCCGCCGAAAGGTGTGCGTCGAGCTGGGCCAGATTGGGTCGCATACACGCAGATGGCGTCGGGAACCACAAAGCGG
Coding sequences within:
- a CDS encoding Xaa-Pro peptidase family protein; this encodes MRPNLAQLDAHLSAEDAHAYLIEADSDDANQLYLSGFDASDPFVTTYVADKSETQLLVSGLEYGRAKKESRAGRVFRHADFGFEYGDREARYDMYVSFLSRVADAEASELTVAVPSSFPLGSAEQLRERGVELVVDDDDTIGGMRAVKTDEEIDHVRDAQRANEAAMRTAEGLIAAADVDETGTLVSEGEPLTSEEVRSEIEITLLRHGCSLDETIVACGSGAADPHDRGSGPLSAGEPIIVDIFPKSKATGYHSDMTRTFSKGQPSETIREWYDLTREALEAALDAVEPGATGAEVHGAACEVYETAGEPTLRSDPETETGFIHSTGHGVGLDVHESPSLSPSGGELEAGHVITVEPGLYDPAHGGVRIEDIVVVTEDGYENLTEYPIELVVE
- a CDS encoding 2,5-diamino-6-(ribosylamino)-4(3H)-pyrimidinone 5'-phosphate reductase, whose translation is MDVVVNAATSVDGKLSTRRREQLPISGPEDFDRVDRLRAAADAIAVGVGTVLADDPNLGVKEEQRRVTRLQNGRPAHPARVVVDTRARTPPDAELFDGEATVYVLVGEGAPGDRLEALRGAGATVLVAGTDDGRVDLPTAFEALSAEGIDRLMVEGGGELVYSLFEAGLVDELSVYVGSFVIGGRNAPTLADGDGFIEAFPELDLVGVDRLDDGVLLSYEVGEIFPRE
- a CDS encoding type II CAAX endopeptidase family protein, whose translation is MKRTIRTVLWNDDERRARTPWRLLASSFVFVVFTLLFGIAAVAVAGAAGIDPTAFDEFTILAIGSLLSVPATAAALWVGARYVDRRVPSDYGLRIDREWWVDLGFGLVLGAGLQSGIALVGLLAGWYAVDGVFVADGSILAGVVLALVLFVSVGVVEELLARGWLLTNLAEGLRALGTRAAVGFAVVVSSGIFGVAHLANPGASVASAVVISLAGVLLALGYVLTGELGIPIGIHVTWNFFQGPVFGLGVSGLELPVAVVALDPVGPDWVTGGGFGPEAGLLGFLAVVAGIAATVLWVRRRKETVDVHESIVEPGLRHAAED
- a CDS encoding MFS transporter, producing the protein MRWRYGYTVLALCTLAFAATMVARLAISPVVPIVRADLGLSNTLVGVALSGMWAAYALSQFPSGVFGDKFGERRVILAAVGLTAVASLLLALSPNAVAFTLFAIVLGAGAGLHYSVATTFITKQFDDIGRAIGVHVSGGPVAGLLAPPVAAALGARYGWRVALLLGAAVALPVFVVFWWRIEPSPPERPEQPVRERFELGPVVELLRRPEIAYTTLLAVLGAFTWQATASFLPAFFEGHHGLSPAMASLFFSAYFLIHGATQPLTGALSDRFDRDSAATLTMALGVFGFSLLVVSDSAVAWMGAVLLVGVAMSWGAPVQSRFMDHLSRDERGAGFGLVRTVYMILGASGSVVVGLLADLAGWDVAFGLLAGVMAVGLLALLVNRLFKLGV
- a CDS encoding DUF1059 domain-containing protein is translated as MTLRLDCPVDGCDGVCQGDSEDTVMEQAAEHVEAAHPELELDEETVEQLKADIVEA